The following are from one region of the Actinoplanes sp. L3-i22 genome:
- a CDS encoding carbohydrate ABC transporter permease — protein MSTTATETRDLIGRDRRRRRREGGGTSVNWWLTALLSVLALTIAIPLYFAVVTALKTTDQLGGTGFGLPTDIRWSNFADAWHLTDFPTTALNSAIITVGAVVLTLLTNSMVAYAIARNMNRRLFKGLYFYFVSALFVPFPIIMLPVAKETAILHLDNRVGLILLYVVYGLAFNIFIFTAYINSIPVALEEAASIDGASTWAVFWKVIFPLLAPMNATVGILTCLWAWNDFLLPLVILSDPGSATLPLVQYVFQSQFQTNYPAAFASYLMAMAPLLIVYVFAQRWVISGVTRGAVK, from the coding sequence ATGTCCACCACGGCCACGGAAACCAGAGACCTCATCGGGCGCGACCGCCGCCGGCGCCGCCGGGAGGGCGGTGGCACGAGCGTCAACTGGTGGCTCACGGCACTGCTCAGCGTGCTGGCGCTGACCATCGCGATCCCGCTCTACTTCGCTGTCGTCACCGCGCTCAAGACCACCGACCAGCTCGGCGGAACCGGCTTCGGCCTGCCCACCGACATCCGCTGGAGCAACTTCGCCGACGCGTGGCACCTGACCGATTTCCCGACCACCGCTCTCAACAGCGCGATCATCACGGTCGGCGCGGTCGTGCTGACCCTGCTGACCAACTCGATGGTCGCGTACGCCATCGCCCGCAACATGAACCGGCGCCTGTTCAAGGGCCTCTACTTCTATTTCGTCTCGGCGCTGTTCGTGCCGTTCCCGATCATCATGCTGCCGGTCGCCAAGGAGACGGCGATCCTGCACCTGGACAACCGGGTCGGGCTCATCCTGCTGTACGTGGTGTACGGGCTGGCGTTCAACATCTTCATCTTCACCGCCTACATCAACAGCATCCCGGTGGCGCTGGAGGAGGCGGCGTCGATCGACGGCGCGTCCACCTGGGCGGTGTTCTGGAAAGTCATCTTCCCGCTGCTGGCCCCGATGAACGCCACCGTCGGCATCCTGACCTGCCTGTGGGCCTGGAACGACTTCCTGCTGCCGCTGGTCATCCTCTCCGATCCCGGGTCGGCGACGTTGCCGCTGGTGCAGTACGTGTTCCAGTCGCAGTTCCAGACCAACTATCCGGCCGCCTTCGCCAGCTACCTGATGGCGATGGCGCCGCTGCTCATCGTCTACGTGTTCGCCCAGCGCTGGGTCATCTCCGGGGTCACCCGCGGGGCGGTCAAGTGA
- a CDS encoding alpha-galactosidase — protein MTSHLIGTPGATGMVLTEHHDRLPTVAWCGVADPALTAGDLAALGPAGLSMLPEGSHVWYGRAGLSGHRGAGEPGAWSTRFTPASLRVTADGATCEASDKQAGLALLTQVQVVPGGLLRIRHTLTNTGATDYLLEALDVVIPVPEHAAESLDFTGRWARERIPQRRPITDGLWLRENRRGKTGHDAATVLVAGTPGFAFGAGQVWGVHVAWSGNHRHRLERVPLADGSASVTAIGGGELLLPGEVTLSPGASYATPWVYLGAADDGLDGLAARFHDYLRSLPAHPQGERPVTLNVWEAVYFDHRLPVLRELADRAAGIGVERFVLDDGWFGGRRHDRAGLGDWTVAPDVWPDGLAPICDHVHALGMQFGLWFEPEMVNPDSELFRAHPDWILATAGRRPPQERHQQILDLAQPQAYAHVLEQMTAVLSAHRIDYVKWDHNRDAVDAGSAVVDGRPGVHAQTAAFYRLLDNLQDRFPYVEWESCASGGGRIDLEVLQRAQRVWTSDQNDALARQAIQRWTTQLVAPEYLGAHVSAPRSHQSGRTLPLDFRAATALFGHFGIEWDLTAATAAELATLGRWIELYKTHRRLLHTGRTVRLDSAVTDAWVYGVVAPDRSSAVMAYVQLDELPREPPRFRIPGLSRTARYRAERIDPATRPAYELPSVLVSGAALGDIGLAGPPPAPLSSVVVLLTAQH, from the coding sequence GTGACCTCGCACCTGATCGGGACGCCCGGCGCCACCGGCATGGTCCTGACCGAGCACCACGACCGGCTGCCGACCGTCGCCTGGTGCGGCGTGGCCGACCCGGCGCTCACCGCCGGCGACCTCGCCGCACTGGGCCCGGCCGGGCTGTCGATGCTGCCCGAAGGCTCGCACGTCTGGTACGGGCGGGCCGGACTGTCCGGCCACCGCGGCGCCGGCGAGCCGGGAGCCTGGTCGACCCGGTTCACGCCGGCGTCGCTGCGGGTCACCGCGGACGGCGCGACGTGCGAAGCGAGCGACAAGCAGGCCGGTCTGGCCCTGCTCACCCAGGTGCAGGTGGTGCCCGGCGGTCTGCTGCGGATCCGGCACACGCTGACCAACACCGGCGCCACCGACTACCTGCTCGAGGCACTGGACGTCGTGATCCCGGTCCCGGAACACGCCGCCGAGTCGCTCGACTTCACCGGCCGGTGGGCCCGCGAACGGATCCCGCAACGGCGGCCCATCACCGACGGGCTGTGGCTGCGGGAGAACCGCCGGGGCAAGACCGGCCACGACGCGGCCACGGTGCTCGTCGCCGGCACGCCGGGGTTCGCCTTCGGCGCAGGCCAGGTGTGGGGTGTGCACGTGGCCTGGAGCGGCAATCACCGGCATCGGCTCGAACGTGTCCCGCTCGCCGACGGCAGCGCGAGCGTCACCGCCATCGGCGGGGGCGAGTTGCTCCTGCCGGGCGAGGTGACACTGTCGCCGGGGGCCAGCTACGCGACGCCGTGGGTGTACCTCGGCGCCGCCGACGACGGGCTCGACGGGCTCGCCGCCCGCTTCCACGACTATCTGCGCTCGCTGCCGGCCCACCCGCAGGGCGAACGGCCGGTGACCCTGAACGTGTGGGAGGCCGTCTACTTCGACCATCGGCTGCCCGTGCTGCGCGAGCTGGCCGACCGGGCGGCCGGCATCGGAGTGGAACGCTTCGTGCTCGACGACGGCTGGTTCGGCGGGCGCCGCCACGACCGCGCCGGCCTCGGCGACTGGACCGTCGCGCCGGACGTCTGGCCCGACGGCCTGGCCCCGATCTGCGACCACGTCCACGCTCTCGGCATGCAGTTCGGGCTCTGGTTCGAGCCCGAGATGGTCAACCCCGACTCCGAGCTGTTCCGGGCCCACCCCGACTGGATCCTCGCCACCGCCGGCCGCCGGCCGCCGCAGGAACGGCACCAGCAGATCCTCGACCTGGCCCAGCCGCAGGCGTACGCCCACGTGCTCGAGCAGATGACCGCGGTGCTCAGCGCTCACCGGATCGACTACGTCAAGTGGGACCACAACCGCGACGCCGTCGACGCCGGCTCGGCCGTCGTCGACGGGCGGCCGGGCGTGCACGCGCAGACCGCCGCCTTCTACCGGCTGCTCGACAACCTTCAAGACCGATTCCCGTACGTCGAATGGGAGAGCTGCGCCTCCGGCGGCGGCCGGATCGACCTGGAGGTGCTGCAGCGCGCCCAGCGGGTGTGGACCTCCGACCAGAACGACGCGCTGGCCCGCCAGGCCATCCAGCGGTGGACGACCCAGCTCGTCGCGCCCGAATACCTCGGTGCGCACGTCAGCGCCCCGCGGTCACACCAGAGCGGCCGGACCCTGCCGCTCGACTTCCGGGCCGCCACCGCCCTGTTCGGCCACTTCGGCATCGAGTGGGACCTGACCGCCGCCACCGCCGCCGAGCTGGCCACGCTGGGCCGCTGGATCGAGCTCTACAAGACCCACCGCCGGCTGCTGCACACCGGCAGGACCGTCCGCCTCGACAGCGCCGTCACCGATGCCTGGGTGTACGGCGTGGTCGCGCCGGACCGATCCTCGGCCGTCATGGCCTACGTCCAGCTCGACGAACTGCCCCGGGAACCGCCGAGGTTCCGGATTCCGGGTCTGTCCCGGACGGCCCGCTACCGCGCCGAGCGCATCGACCCGGCCACCCGGCCCGCGTACGAGCTGCCCTCGGTTCTGGTCAGCGGCGCGGCCTTGGGCGACATCGGTCTTGCGGGCCCGCCGCCGGCCCCGCTGTCCTCGGTAGTCGTCCTCCTGACGGCGCAGCACTGA